The window AAAGCACCCAGATATTCAGCGGCTTTCAAGTAAATATGAGGGCTTTTCTTGCTGGCACCCACCTCTGTGCAGGTGAAAATGGTTTCGAAGTATTGCATGATCTGAAGCCTTACCAATGCTTCTTCTAACACACACCGATCACAGGCTGTCGCCACTACCATTGCGATTCCTGCCTGATGCATTTTTTTCAGGAAAGAAGCCGCACCGTCTTTTAACAAAATCTGCCGTCGGTACTGTTCTTCGATGGTATGGTTCACACCTGCTATTATTTCATCTGCATCCATTATTAGGTCATATCTTTCCTTTAAGAAGACAGCGCCTTCCTTCATGCTCATAGAAAATAGCATTGTTGACAGATTAGGTTCTGCTTTTTTTCCAATACCAGCTAAAAACAGTTCGCCAGCTTTCTCCCATATAGGCATGGAATCTAGTAAGGTTCCATCTAAATCAAAAATAGCACCTTTCATCTTTTTCTTCCTTTCTTTATCAATAAGGTTCATGCATTACCAATAAACATCCTACTCAAAAAACCATTGCAAGGAACCAGTTTCCCATACAACGGTTTTTAATAATTCTAACAGCTCTT is drawn from Tindallia californiensis and contains these coding sequences:
- a CDS encoding HAD family hydrolase, giving the protein MKGAIFDLDGTLLDSMPIWEKAGELFLAGIGKKAEPNLSTMLFSMSMKEGAVFLKERYDLIMDADEIIAGVNHTIEEQYRRQILLKDGAASFLKKMHQAGIAMVVATACDRCVLEEALVRLQIMQYFETIFTCTEVGASKKSPHIYLKAAEYLGALPKDIWVFEDALYAIETAKKAGFKTIGVGDSSNKKDKEKILHISDFYIESFFEVLTLPAIIKAKNG